From one Ignavibacteria bacterium genomic stretch:
- a CDS encoding Gfo/Idh/MocA family oxidoreductase: MIRFAVIGAGHLGSIHISLLPTHNNVQVACVVDPDEQRGRAVAEGVGAVWVPRVDAMPAVDAVVIAAPTTYHHELATHCLLRGIHTFIEKPVTATYAQATELMNLAAQSGCIVQVGHIERFNPALTALADFALKPLFIEGHRLSTFKPRAIDVSVVQDLMIHDIDLLLWMTKSTVTDIQATGVAVLTQTPDIANARLTFQNGCVANLTASRISAKPMRKLRLFQNESYISIDLAQSTAEMFRLIDQSDLNPGRQVSLGNITTQFGNKVIVLETPAVQPANAIAQEQASFLRSITTNGSSAVTVEEAAEAVRIAEQIEAAMAATVPHIS; the protein is encoded by the coding sequence ATGATACGGTTTGCTGTTATCGGTGCCGGGCACCTTGGATCAATTCATATCTCACTCTTACCAACGCATAACAACGTTCAGGTTGCCTGTGTTGTTGACCCCGATGAACAGCGCGGTCGTGCAGTTGCGGAAGGCGTCGGAGCCGTATGGGTGCCGCGGGTTGACGCCATGCCTGCAGTTGATGCAGTGGTGATTGCTGCGCCAACCACCTACCATCATGAACTTGCCACACACTGCTTGTTGAGGGGTATTCACACCTTTATCGAAAAACCGGTAACAGCAACGTATGCCCAGGCAACCGAGCTGATGAATCTTGCCGCACAGAGTGGATGCATTGTTCAGGTTGGCCACATCGAGCGGTTTAATCCTGCATTAACGGCACTTGCAGATTTTGCGCTGAAGCCACTCTTTATCGAAGGACATCGGTTGAGTACGTTCAAACCCAGAGCAATCGACGTTAGTGTGGTACAGGACCTGATGATCCACGATATTGACCTGCTGTTGTGGATGACGAAGTCAACGGTCACCGATATCCAGGCTACCGGGGTGGCAGTATTAACCCAAACACCCGATATTGCCAATGCCCGCCTCACGTTTCAGAACGGCTGTGTTGCCAACCTTACGGCGTCACGCATCAGTGCCAAACCAATGCGAAAGCTGAGACTATTCCAGAACGAAAGCTACATCAGCATTGACCTGGCTCAGAGTACCGCCGAGATGTTCAGACTGATTGATCAGTCTGATCTGAATCCAGGACGACAAGTCTCGCTTGGTAACATCACAACGCAGTTCGGCAATAAAGTGATTGTTCTGGAAACACCTGCCGTGCAGCCGGCCAATGCCATTGCACAGGAACAGGCATCGTTCTTGCGCAGTATCACAACCAACGGCAGCTCTGCCGTTACTGTTGAAGAAGCTGCTGAAGCCGTTCGCATAGCAGAGCAAATTGAAGCTGCCATGGCTGCAACGGTACCCCACATATCATAA
- a CDS encoding leucine--tRNA ligase → MHYPFSDTETKWQQFWQTNGTYQVSDDTSLPKYYILDMFPYPSGTGLHIGHPEGYTATDIVSRFKRMCGFNVLHPMGFDAFGLPTERQAMVENIHPTLITQRNVSTFMRQLNMLGFDFDWQRMVNTTDPGYMKWTQWMFLEIYNSWFDHSVGKARPIHELPVPESITDPVSREQYIDSHRLAYIAHIPVNWCEALGTVLANEEVDEWVSKGYTVERRPMRQWMLRITAYAQRLLDDLDSLQWPQSTMEMQRHWIGRSEGAEIRFTIAQHDEHIEVFTTRPDTIFGATYVLLAPEHRLVEKITTDEQYISVNEYRSAAMRKSDLERTELATRKTGVATGAFAINPATGERIPIYISDYVLAHYGTGAIMAVPAHDQRDYDFARIFRLPIVQVVVPDTDTLHAPTDTPAQAFSGNGVCVNSANSTVNLNGLPTADAKLAIVEWLEKTNVGRSRVQYRLRDWLFSRQRYWGEPIPIMYFKDGTKRSLELEELPLKLPDITDFNPSGTVESALSLVPEWIDFIDPKTGKQAGFETNTMPQWAGSCWYFLRYCDPENTSRFCSRELEEYWMGNSGVDLYVGGAEHAVLHLLYARFWHKVLYDLGHVSGPEPVKRLFHQGLILGEDGRKMSKSLGNVVNPDTVVQQYGADALRLYEMFLGPLEASKPWNPTGIEGISRFLDRVWRLVVQENGTLVPMSDDDETRPELLKLLHTTIKKTRQDIETLSFNTAIAQMMIFVNVYTPLDVKPRQHIEQFLQCLAPFAPHISEELWHRLGNPPSIHRTRFPGFNPDLLVESEVEIVLQVNSKIRGKLMVPADAKVDELERLAMNSETVIKHIEGKSIRKLIVVPGKLVNIIIS, encoded by the coding sequence ATGCACTATCCGTTTTCTGATACCGAAACCAAGTGGCAGCAGTTCTGGCAAACAAACGGCACCTACCAGGTGTCTGACGATACCTCACTGCCCAAGTATTACATCCTGGATATGTTTCCCTATCCTTCCGGAACCGGTTTGCACATCGGACATCCCGAAGGCTATACCGCAACCGATATCGTCAGCCGATTCAAACGGATGTGCGGTTTTAACGTTCTGCACCCCATGGGATTCGATGCCTTTGGTTTGCCCACCGAACGTCAGGCGATGGTCGAGAATATTCATCCTACGCTGATCACCCAACGGAACGTGTCAACCTTCATGCGCCAGCTTAACATGTTAGGGTTTGACTTCGACTGGCAGCGGATGGTAAACACCACCGATCCCGGGTATATGAAGTGGACGCAGTGGATGTTTCTGGAGATTTACAATTCGTGGTTCGACCACTCTGTTGGAAAGGCACGACCTATACATGAGCTACCCGTCCCTGAATCAATAACCGATCCGGTCAGCCGGGAGCAGTATATCGACAGCCATCGTCTGGCATACATTGCCCATATCCCCGTAAACTGGTGCGAGGCCCTGGGTACGGTTCTCGCAAACGAAGAAGTGGACGAATGGGTGTCGAAAGGCTATACGGTGGAACGCCGGCCAATGCGTCAGTGGATGCTTCGTATCACCGCCTACGCTCAACGGCTGCTCGACGATCTGGATTCATTGCAGTGGCCCCAGTCCACCATGGAAATGCAGCGTCACTGGATTGGACGCTCGGAAGGGGCTGAGATCCGATTTACCATTGCGCAACACGATGAGCATATCGAGGTGTTCACCACCCGTCCGGACACGATTTTTGGCGCCACCTATGTGTTGCTTGCTCCTGAACATCGCCTGGTGGAAAAAATTACTACCGACGAACAATACATTTCGGTAAATGAATACCGTTCTGCTGCAATGCGTAAAAGCGATCTTGAGCGCACCGAGCTGGCTACCCGAAAAACCGGTGTTGCCACCGGCGCATTTGCCATTAACCCTGCCACGGGAGAACGTATCCCGATTTATATTTCGGATTACGTTCTGGCTCACTACGGTACGGGTGCAATTATGGCTGTGCCTGCGCATGACCAGCGTGATTACGACTTTGCCCGTATCTTCCGTCTGCCCATCGTCCAGGTTGTTGTACCGGATACCGACACCCTCCACGCCCCCACCGATACTCCTGCCCAAGCCTTTTCTGGTAACGGAGTGTGTGTGAATTCTGCAAACAGCACCGTTAACCTGAATGGTTTGCCAACAGCTGATGCAAAACTGGCAATTGTTGAATGGCTGGAGAAAACCAATGTTGGACGCTCCAGGGTTCAGTACCGGCTGCGCGACTGGCTGTTTTCACGCCAGCGCTACTGGGGCGAACCAATTCCGATTATGTACTTTAAGGATGGAACAAAACGCTCTCTTGAGCTTGAAGAGCTGCCGCTAAAACTGCCCGACATTACCGATTTTAATCCGTCCGGCACCGTTGAGTCGGCTCTCTCACTCGTTCCCGAATGGATAGATTTTATTGATCCCAAAACCGGCAAACAGGCAGGTTTCGAAACCAATACAATGCCACAGTGGGCAGGGTCATGCTGGTACTTTTTGCGGTACTGCGATCCCGAGAACACCAGCCGTTTTTGCAGTCGGGAGCTGGAAGAATACTGGATGGGAAATAGTGGCGTTGACCTTTACGTTGGCGGCGCCGAACACGCTGTGCTCCACCTTCTCTATGCACGATTCTGGCATAAGGTGCTCTACGACCTTGGACACGTGAGTGGACCCGAACCGGTGAAACGTTTGTTCCACCAGGGTTTAATCCTGGGTGAAGACGGACGGAAGATGAGTAAGTCTTTGGGTAATGTTGTAAATCCTGATACTGTTGTACAACAGTATGGTGCCGATGCCCTGCGCCTGTATGAAATGTTTCTTGGGCCGCTGGAAGCATCAAAACCATGGAATCCCACCGGTATCGAGGGGATTTCGAGGTTCCTGGACAGAGTGTGGCGTTTGGTCGTACAGGAAAACGGAACCCTGGTTCCAATGTCTGACGATGACGAAACCCGTCCGGAGCTTCTGAAGCTTCTTCATACTACCATAAAAAAAACCCGGCAGGATATTGAGACGCTTAGCTTTAATACGGCCATAGCACAGATGATGATTTTTGTAAATGTTTATACTCCGCTGGACGTGAAACCACGGCAGCACATCGAACAGTTTTTACAATGCCTTGCGCCGTTTGCACCTCATATCAGTGAAGAGTTATGGCACCGTCTCGGAAACCCACCCAGTATTCATCGGACCAGATTCCCTGGTTTTAATCCGGACCTGCTTGTTGAATCGGAAGTGGAAATCGTCCTCCAGGTAAATAGTAAAATCCGTGGTAAACTTATGGTACCTGCAGATGCCAAGGTTGACGAACTTGAACGCCTGGCAATGAACAGCGAAACCGTCATTAAACACATCGAGGGAAAAAGCATTCGGAAACTCATCGTTGTCCCCGGCAAACTGGTAAACATCATTATTTCATAA
- a CDS encoding tyrosine-type recombinase/integrase, producing MEYELDALMDDYVTALSSERALSSHTITAYHTALQQFRVFLLETYDTIPAPADLTVAELRPFLGWLHDKGLSRRSIKQKFAALRSFFSWLVRIDVVPMNPTRGITSPKLDKKLPSFLQHTEAVTLAGVFDLTTEAGARDHALCELLYGSGLRISEALQLNVADINEQQKTVRVMGKRSKQRIVPVTDAAIAAIHTYLAFRTGVAGSGHRNAGMPQPLFLGTKGGRLTPAGAWRIVNKALGPITESQRKSPHVLRHSFATHLLDNGADLSAVSEMLGHSSLSTTQVYTHVSIERLKDAYKKAHPRSETDSE from the coding sequence ATGGAATACGAACTCGATGCACTGATGGATGACTATGTAACGGCTCTTTCGTCGGAGAGAGCTCTGAGCAGTCACACCATCACGGCGTACCACACGGCCCTTCAGCAGTTCAGGGTGTTCCTGCTTGAAACGTACGATACCATTCCGGCACCGGCAGACCTAACGGTTGCCGAACTGCGTCCGTTCCTTGGTTGGTTACATGATAAGGGGCTTAGCCGACGTTCAATCAAGCAAAAGTTTGCTGCATTGCGTTCGTTTTTTTCATGGTTAGTGCGCATTGATGTTGTACCAATGAACCCAACGCGGGGTATTACATCACCAAAACTCGATAAGAAATTGCCATCGTTTCTCCAGCATACCGAGGCCGTAACGCTAGCCGGTGTGTTTGACCTGACAACCGAAGCAGGTGCGCGCGATCACGCCTTGTGTGAGCTGTTGTATGGCAGCGGACTGCGTATCAGCGAGGCTCTGCAGCTTAATGTGGCTGATATCAACGAGCAGCAAAAAACCGTCCGCGTCATGGGCAAGCGTTCAAAGCAGCGCATTGTCCCGGTGACCGATGCTGCAATTGCAGCGATCCATACCTATCTGGCATTCCGGACCGGTGTTGCCGGTAGTGGTCATCGTAATGCAGGCATGCCCCAGCCCCTTTTCCTTGGAACAAAGGGAGGTCGGCTCACACCAGCAGGAGCATGGCGAATTGTAAACAAGGCACTGGGGCCGATTACGGAATCACAACGGAAGAGTCCTCACGTGCTCCGCCACAGTTTTGCCACCCATCTTCTGGATAACGGGGCCGACCTTTCGGCGGTGAGCGAGATGCTCGGTCACAGCTCGCTGAGCACCACACAGGTATATACCCATGTGAGTATCGAACGGCTTAAGGATGCCTACAAAAAGGCGCATCCCCGAAGCGAAACGGACTCCGAATAG
- a CDS encoding methionyl-tRNA formyltransferase, translating to MGTPSFAVPALQALHAEYGVSCVVTVPDKPSGRGLRLTQSAIKEKSTHLGIHTILQPEKLTDPAFIEQLQSIHPDIICVIAFRILPARVYSTARLGAFNVHASLLPKYRGAAPINHAIINGEKETGVTSFLLNDVVDTGSILHQIRYPVPPGCTAGELYDALQPLAAQCAVETTGLLLAGTAKPRVQEEVLASPAHKVFRETSQISWERPTQTVSNFIHGLSPVPCAWTLWNNQILKIFRVTPAQAPCRHGEWTIQNRELFIGCSDGAVRIDEVQLPGKKRMNTANMLLGYRGASSGICTTKVNT from the coding sequence ATGGGAACACCGTCCTTTGCCGTGCCTGCCTTACAGGCATTGCACGCTGAATATGGTGTTTCGTGTGTTGTTACCGTACCAGATAAGCCAAGTGGAAGGGGGCTACGACTAACGCAGTCAGCAATAAAGGAAAAAAGCACCCACCTGGGCATACACACCATCCTTCAGCCTGAGAAGCTTACTGATCCCGCCTTTATCGAGCAATTACAATCCATACATCCTGATATTATTTGCGTCATTGCATTTCGGATATTACCTGCTCGTGTTTACTCCACAGCACGGCTGGGAGCGTTTAACGTACACGCTTCGCTGCTGCCCAAGTACCGGGGTGCCGCTCCTATCAATCATGCCATCATAAACGGTGAAAAAGAAACCGGCGTCACGTCGTTCCTGCTGAATGACGTTGTTGATACCGGTAGCATCCTTCACCAAATCCGGTATCCCGTACCACCAGGGTGCACAGCCGGAGAACTCTATGATGCACTTCAGCCTCTGGCGGCACAGTGTGCCGTTGAAACAACCGGATTACTGCTGGCGGGAACGGCCAAACCACGCGTACAGGAGGAAGTCCTGGCATCTCCCGCCCATAAAGTATTTCGCGAAACCTCGCAGATCAGTTGGGAACGCCCTACGCAAACCGTAAGCAACTTTATTCATGGTCTTAGCCCCGTCCCCTGTGCATGGACGCTATGGAACAATCAAATACTAAAAATATTTCGTGTTACGCCGGCCCAAGCCCCCTGCCGTCACGGTGAATGGACTATTCAAAACCGTGAACTCTTTATCGGCTGCAGCGATGGTGCCGTGCGCATCGACGAGGTACAACTCCCGGGTAAAAAACGAATGAACACTGCCAACATGCTGCTGGGATATCGTGGCGCATCATCCGGTATCTGTACTACCAAGGTGAATACATGA
- a CDS encoding serine hydrolase, translated as MRRILLVFSIMLCHGASTLSAQAVLPIQARLNEVCALINGHLDSLESVFSDEFLAKVPPAALKAGVAGIAALSGRCMSIRVIPTQGAYSVTAEALTDSNYTIPVHMTLAGSAPHKITGLFLRTPQKQQSSLQEAVAALGRIGGTTSVCVQNLTSGTVLAAKDTGIALPIGSAFKLYVLGTLAHQIRHQRKRWTDIITLQSMYMSEPSGFLQTWPVGSPLTLYSVAALMISSSDNTATDHLLFSLGRDSVMKFQTVMGNRHAALNNPFLSTREAFKLKYTRNGERGRLYAGASTANRFTILDSISASTDTIHFAYEPVMPDSVEWFAGTADLCRAMAWLHSVSTAPDLSPIADILSINPGLDLTKGAWKYSGFKGGSEPGVINLTLLLQRSDDQWFTVSATMVNPREEATTQFTIAVSSIISTLEASKK; from the coding sequence ATGCGTAGAATCCTTCTGGTATTCAGCATAATGCTCTGCCATGGTGCCAGTACGCTGTCGGCCCAGGCAGTGCTACCCATTCAGGCACGCCTAAACGAGGTGTGTGCGCTGATCAATGGTCACCTGGACTCTCTTGAGAGTGTTTTCTCCGATGAATTTCTGGCCAAGGTCCCTCCGGCAGCACTCAAGGCAGGCGTTGCAGGCATTGCCGCACTGTCTGGCAGGTGTATGTCGATTCGTGTAATACCAACCCAGGGTGCGTACAGCGTAACTGCCGAAGCGCTAACTGACAGTAACTATACAATTCCGGTGCACATGACCCTTGCCGGCAGTGCGCCGCACAAGATCACAGGTCTGTTTTTACGCACACCACAGAAGCAACAATCCTCGTTGCAGGAAGCCGTTGCCGCGTTAGGCAGGATTGGCGGCACCACATCAGTCTGCGTACAAAACCTTACCTCCGGAACCGTACTTGCAGCAAAGGATACAGGAATTGCTCTGCCTATCGGGTCGGCATTCAAACTCTATGTTTTAGGCACACTCGCTCATCAGATTCGGCATCAACGGAAGCGGTGGACAGATATCATTACACTTCAAAGCATGTACATGTCCGAACCATCCGGTTTTCTTCAAACCTGGCCGGTGGGTTCACCGCTCACGCTATACTCCGTTGCGGCACTCATGATTAGCAGCAGTGACAACACCGCTACCGACCACTTGTTGTTTAGTCTTGGTCGCGACTCGGTCATGAAGTTTCAGACTGTCATGGGGAACCGTCACGCAGCCCTGAACAATCCGTTTTTAAGCACCAGGGAAGCCTTCAAGCTGAAGTACACCCGCAACGGTGAACGCGGTCGATTGTACGCCGGTGCGAGCACAGCCAACAGGTTTACAATTCTTGACAGTATCTCGGCCAGTACTGACACTATTCATTTTGCTTACGAGCCTGTTATGCCGGATTCTGTGGAATGGTTTGCCGGAACCGCTGATCTCTGCCGGGCTATGGCATGGTTGCATTCGGTTTCTACCGCTCCCGATCTTTCCCCAATTGCCGACATCCTGTCAATCAACCCTGGTCTGGATCTTACCAAGGGGGCTTGGAAATATAGTGGGTTTAAGGGTGGCAGCGAGCCTGGCGTTATAAACCTAACCTTGCTTTTGCAGCGTTCTGATGACCAATGGTTTACGGTGTCCGCAACTATGGTCAACCCCAGGGAGGAAGCAACCACTCAGTTTACGATAGCAGTAAGCAGCATTATCTCAACACTTGAAGCTTCCAAAAAGTAA